The Ischnura elegans chromosome 1, ioIscEleg1.1, whole genome shotgun sequence genome contains a region encoding:
- the LOC124153376 gene encoding uncharacterized protein LOC124153376 → MGTEDAYVPKLWYFNELNFLRDQEEAMEGVSNLDGSDQEELSIDVTSEQNTCSPPTTQVSSAQRFAQQADNLSFSESTPSGPSGAVTSKPFKRAKPLTPTDQLLVTVGQRLKEVKKEDQFDLYGKHVAQKLRLLIPEQRIFAQKLMNDALFEAELGSLHRNASINTGFPLEYGPPSHSSDHSFQSQISVQQHQTNSNYRSTSEEQQSFFDTL, encoded by the exons ATGGGAACTGAGGACGCGTACGTTCCGAAACTATGGTACTTCAACGAGCTGAACTTCCTACGAGATCAAGAGGAGGCAATGGAAGGTGTATCAAACCTTGATGGAAGTGATCAG GAAGAACTGAGTATTGATGTGACATCCGAGCAGAATACATGTTCTCCGCCCACCACTCAGGTGTCGTCAGCCCAACGCTTTGCCCAGCAGGCTGATAACTTGAGCTTCTCTGAGTCAACACCATCTGGGCCTTCAGGAGCTGTAACTTCCAAGCCATTTAAGCGAGCTAAACCCCTAACGCCAACTGACCAACTTTTGGTTACTGTGGGCCAAAGATTAAAGGAGGTCAAGAAAGAAGACCAGTTTGATCTGTACGGAAAGCATGTTGCCCAAAAACTTCGTCTACTTATTCCTGAACAGCGAATCTTTGCACAGAAACTGATGAATGATGCTCTGTTTGAAGCAGAATTAGGATCACTCCATAGAAATGCTTCAATAAATACCGGTTTCCCTTTGGAATATGGCCCTCCATCACATTCATCAGATCACAGTTTCCAGTCGCAAATATCCGTCCAACAACATCAAACTAATTCTAACTACCGATCAACATCTGAGGAGcagcaatctttttttgataCATTATAG